The following proteins are co-located in the Imtechella halotolerans genome:
- a CDS encoding SAM-dependent methyltransferase produces the protein MSQGKVYLIPTTLGENNPMEVLPITIKEVILQLRHFIVENEKTARRFIKKIAPELPQSELQFELINKFTEAHQIPAYLTPCMEGVSVGVISEAGCPGIADPGAEVVKTAHDKNLEVVPLVGPSSILLALMASGMNGQSFAFNGYLPIDKNDRKQALKFFEKRAKEEKQSQLFIETPYRNDKLVEEVLQVLQSDTLLCIACDLTLPTQYIKTMSVAAWKKHKVSLHKRPAIFIIHKN, from the coding sequence ATGTCACAAGGAAAAGTATACCTGATCCCCACAACCTTAGGAGAAAATAATCCCATGGAAGTTCTTCCCATTACCATAAAGGAAGTCATCCTTCAATTAAGGCATTTTATTGTTGAAAATGAAAAAACTGCAAGACGGTTCATCAAAAAAATAGCTCCTGAACTACCTCAGTCTGAGTTACAATTTGAACTCATCAACAAATTTACAGAAGCACATCAAATTCCAGCGTATCTAACCCCATGTATGGAAGGTGTTTCCGTTGGAGTAATCTCTGAAGCTGGTTGCCCTGGAATTGCTGACCCTGGAGCCGAGGTCGTTAAAACAGCTCATGATAAAAATTTGGAAGTGGTTCCTCTAGTAGGACCTTCCTCCATTTTACTAGCTCTAATGGCCAGCGGAATGAACGGACAAAGCTTTGCCTTTAACGGCTATCTCCCAATTGATAAGAATGACCGTAAGCAGGCTTTAAAATTCTTTGAAAAAAGAGCTAAAGAAGAAAAGCAATCCCAACTCTTTATCGAAACCCCATATCGAAATGATAAATTGGTGGAAGAAGTCCTTCAGGTATTACAATCCGACACCCTTTTATGTATAGCCTGTGACTTAACCCTACCAACCCAATACATCAAAACAATGTCAGTGGCGGCATGGAAAAAACACAAAGTATCTCTCCATAAAAGACCTGCCATATTTATTATACATAAGAACTAA
- a CDS encoding HAD family hydrolase produces the protein MIKHLIFDFGDVFINLDKAATLRLLTSEITDFQITEEMTHINADYEKGLLTTPEFVSYYAKLFPWVSKAYLENAWNAIILDFPEKRLEFIESLAAKGTHRLFLLSNTNELHIEKVIANMGEERYTRFQNCFEKFYLSHQIHQRKPDSSCYQYVLTENNLRPEETLFIDDTFENTLAASELGIHVWNLTPELEDITTLFDQPYF, from the coding sequence ATGATTAAACATCTCATTTTCGATTTTGGTGATGTATTCATTAATCTCGACAAGGCCGCTACCTTGCGTTTATTAACTTCAGAAATAACTGATTTTCAAATTACTGAAGAAATGACTCACATCAATGCGGACTACGAAAAAGGACTCCTAACAACTCCGGAATTTGTCTCCTATTACGCTAAACTATTCCCCTGGGTTTCCAAGGCGTATTTGGAAAATGCTTGGAATGCCATCATCCTTGATTTTCCAGAAAAAAGATTAGAATTCATTGAATCCCTTGCCGCCAAAGGAACTCATAGATTATTTTTATTAAGCAACACCAATGAGCTTCATATAGAGAAAGTAATTGCCAATATGGGAGAAGAGCGATATACCCGATTTCAAAACTGTTTTGAAAAATTCTATTTATCACATCAGATCCACCAACGCAAGCCTGATTCATCATGCTATCAATATGTTTTAACTGAAAATAATCTTAGGCCGGAAGAAACATTATTTATTGATGACACTTTTGAAAATACCCTTGCAGCCTCTGAACTTGGAATCCATGTTTGGAATCTTACTCCAGAACTTGAAGACATTACCACCTTATTCGACCAACCCTATTTTTAA
- a CDS encoding acyl-CoA thioesterase, with protein MGRSHIINVRIRYAETDQMGVVYHGNYAQFLEMGRVEWLRNLGVSYKSMEETGVMLPVVSLQIFYKKSATYDQVLEVKTTLAKMPSVRIAFDYEITDEQGEIVATAHTVLAFINMKTGRPMKCPDYILDTLETIVF; from the coding sequence GTGGGAAGAAGTCATATAATAAATGTAAGAATTCGATATGCCGAAACAGACCAGATGGGCGTGGTTTATCATGGGAATTACGCGCAATTTCTAGAAATGGGAAGAGTAGAGTGGTTGCGTAACCTAGGAGTTTCCTACAAATCAATGGAAGAAACTGGAGTAATGCTTCCTGTGGTTTCTTTGCAAATTTTTTACAAAAAATCGGCTACATATGATCAGGTGCTTGAGGTGAAAACTACCCTTGCAAAAATGCCTTCAGTACGTATTGCCTTTGATTATGAAATCACTGATGAACAGGGTGAAATTGTAGCTACTGCTCATACGGTTTTAGCATTTATAAATATGAAAACAGGAAGACCAATGAAGTGTCCAGATTATATTCTGGATACATTAGAGACTATAGTTTTTTAA
- a CDS encoding EamA family transporter: MLFLLLSIVFSTVLFVIFKIFKHFEINILHAIIANYFTAASLGFIFAGNTIPITSLPQQDWFPWSVMLGLLFISVFNLLGITTQKSGVSVASVVSKMSLVIPVILAFILYNEQITLIKSIGIILALSAVYLTSKKENGSLDSSKTNWLFPLLLFIGAGTLDALLKYINLHFVDASEMDIFSANTFLSAGCYGVLFLLITYIRKKFTLKPKSIIAGVCLGIPNYFSLYYLLKALDIQGLESSVVFPVNNVGVVISSTLIGLIAFKETTSLRNWIGIIFAIIAILLMTLF, from the coding sequence ATGCTATTCTTACTTTTAAGCATTGTTTTCAGCACCGTCCTATTTGTTATCTTCAAAATATTCAAACATTTTGAGATCAACATACTACATGCCATTATTGCTAATTATTTTACGGCAGCATCCTTAGGATTCATTTTCGCAGGAAATACCATTCCAATCACCTCTTTACCTCAACAAGATTGGTTCCCTTGGTCTGTTATGCTAGGGTTATTGTTTATAAGTGTGTTCAACTTACTGGGCATTACTACTCAGAAGTCTGGGGTATCGGTAGCTTCTGTTGTTTCCAAAATGTCACTGGTCATTCCAGTTATTTTAGCATTTATACTTTATAACGAGCAAATCACACTTATTAAAAGTATTGGAATTATTTTAGCCTTATCTGCCGTTTACTTAACTTCTAAAAAAGAAAATGGAAGTCTGGATTCATCCAAAACAAATTGGCTTTTTCCTTTGCTATTATTTATTGGAGCGGGAACCCTTGATGCTCTTTTAAAATATATCAATCTACATTTTGTGGACGCCTCGGAGATGGATATATTTTCGGCCAACACCTTTTTATCAGCTGGCTGTTATGGAGTACTATTCCTATTGATAACATACATTAGAAAGAAATTCACCCTAAAACCAAAGAGCATCATCGCAGGTGTTTGTCTTGGAATTCCAAACTACTTTTCCTTGTATTACCTTCTAAAGGCACTCGATATTCAAGGCCTTGAAAGCTCGGTGGTATTTCCAGTTAACAATGTCGGGGTAGTAATCTCTTCAACCCTTATAGGACTTATCGCATTTAAAGAGACTACCTCATTGAGAAATTGGATTGGAATTATTTTTGCTATTATTGCGATTCTATTAATGACCCTTTTTTAA
- the dapF gene encoding diaminopimelate epimerase: protein MSLLFYKYQGTGNDFVMIDNRTLFFPKEDVELVAKLCDRRFGIGADGLILLENDPGYDFKMVYFNADGNQSSMCGNGGRCLVAFAQQLGIITDKTTFIATDGEHHATIHEDGNVSLQMLDVSKIETHKSHWFLNTGSPHHVEMVSGIGAMNVKETGASIRYGAPYFKEGSNVNFVEKKDTSTFTVRTYERGVEDETYSCGTGVTAVAIAMNYSKQTPSNEVVLETPGGVLKVRFNPLDDRYTDVWLTGPATFVYKGEISW, encoded by the coding sequence ATGAGTTTGTTATTTTATAAATATCAGGGTACCGGAAACGATTTTGTAATGATCGATAACCGTACCTTATTTTTTCCAAAGGAGGATGTCGAACTTGTTGCAAAACTTTGCGATCGCCGCTTTGGGATAGGAGCAGATGGCTTGATTCTTTTAGAAAATGACCCAGGTTATGATTTTAAAATGGTGTATTTCAACGCAGACGGTAATCAAAGTAGTATGTGTGGAAACGGAGGAAGGTGTTTGGTGGCGTTTGCTCAGCAATTGGGAATAATAACTGACAAAACGACATTTATTGCCACTGATGGGGAGCACCATGCAACCATTCATGAAGACGGAAATGTTAGTTTGCAAATGTTGGATGTCTCCAAAATTGAAACTCATAAATCGCATTGGTTTTTAAATACAGGTTCTCCTCATCATGTTGAAATGGTGTCTGGAATAGGAGCTATGAATGTAAAAGAAACAGGAGCTTCTATTCGTTATGGTGCTCCTTATTTTAAGGAGGGGAGTAATGTGAATTTTGTAGAGAAGAAGGATACTTCTACCTTTACAGTTCGTACCTATGAACGAGGGGTTGAAGATGAAACCTATTCTTGTGGAACGGGAGTAACAGCCGTAGCTATTGCTATGAATTATAGCAAGCAGACCCCCTCAAATGAGGTGGTTTTAGAAACCCCTGGTGGTGTTTTAAAAGTAAGGTTTAACCCATTAGATGATAGGTATACTGATGTGTGGCTTACAGGGCCTGCAACTTTTGTTTATAAAGGTGAGATATCATGGTAA
- a CDS encoding GNAT family N-acetyltransferase, with the protein MVTLKGKQLFLRALEPEDIDFLYKLENDETIWQVSETQTPYSRYVLKQYLKNSYKDIYEVKQLRLAIVSHTHGLVGLIDLYDFDPKHKRAGVGIVVDTVHHSKGIGTEALELLCEFAFTHLQVHQLFAHITPDNNPSIRLFTRVGFLHTGTRKEWLFQNGTFMDELIFQKIAP; encoded by the coding sequence ATGGTAACACTCAAAGGTAAACAGCTTTTTTTACGTGCTCTCGAACCCGAGGACATTGATTTTTTATACAAGCTTGAGAATGATGAAACGATCTGGCAGGTAAGTGAGACCCAGACTCCTTATTCTCGTTATGTACTTAAGCAATACCTTAAGAATAGTTATAAAGATATTTATGAAGTAAAGCAGTTACGCCTTGCTATTGTTTCCCACACTCACGGATTGGTGGGACTTATCGACTTGTATGATTTTGATCCGAAGCATAAAAGAGCTGGGGTTGGGATCGTTGTGGACACAGTTCATCATAGTAAAGGGATAGGTACTGAGGCTCTTGAATTACTTTGTGAGTTTGCCTTTACTCATTTACAAGTACATCAGTTGTTTGCTCATATTACTCCAGATAACAATCCCAGTATACGTCTGTTTACCCGTGTTGGTTTTTTACATACCGGAACAAGAAAAGAATGGCTTTTTCAAAACGGTACCTTTATGGATGAATTAATATTTCAAAAAATAGCCCCTTAA
- the dnaA gene encoding chromosomal replication initiator protein DnaA, translated as MTVTAQSVWDNCLAFIKDNIQPQAYKTWFEPIKSVKLTDNALSIQVPSKFFYEWLEEHYVKLLKVALTKELGENAKLVYIIKMENTYGNKQPFTEKIPSSNRVAMPAQEVDVPVKHKNPELKNPFVIPGIRNVKIESQLNPNNNFENFLEGDSNRLARSAGLAVANKPGGTSFNPLLIFGGVGLGKTHLAHAIGVEIKDKYPEKTVLYISAEKFTQQYIESVKKNTRNDFIHFYQLIDVLIIDDVQFFSGKSGTQDVFFHIFNHLHQNHKQVILTSDKAPVDMQDIEQRLLSRFKWGLSAELQTPDYETRISILKNKLYRDGVEMSDEIVEYVAKNIKSNVRELEGAIISLIAHSSFNKKEVTLELAKQIVEKFVKNTKREVSIDYIQKVVSDYFQMDVSTLQSKTRKRHIVQARQLAMFFAKKFTKASLASIGSQIGKRDHATVLHACKTVDNLAETDKQFRKYIEDLTKKLSL; from the coding sequence ATGACTGTAACTGCGCAATCGGTTTGGGATAACTGTCTAGCTTTCATAAAGGATAACATCCAACCACAAGCTTACAAAACTTGGTTTGAACCTATCAAGTCTGTAAAGTTAACCGATAACGCATTAAGCATCCAAGTTCCTAGTAAATTTTTTTATGAATGGCTTGAAGAACATTACGTCAAGTTATTGAAAGTTGCCCTTACCAAAGAACTTGGAGAAAATGCTAAGTTAGTATACATCATTAAGATGGAAAATACTTACGGTAACAAACAACCCTTTACGGAGAAAATTCCTAGCTCTAATAGAGTAGCCATGCCGGCTCAAGAAGTAGATGTTCCCGTAAAACACAAAAATCCTGAATTAAAAAATCCTTTTGTGATTCCCGGCATCCGAAATGTCAAAATTGAATCACAACTGAATCCTAATAATAACTTTGAAAATTTCCTGGAAGGTGATTCCAACCGTCTTGCACGCTCCGCTGGATTAGCTGTAGCGAATAAACCTGGAGGTACCTCATTTAACCCCTTACTAATTTTTGGTGGCGTTGGACTCGGAAAAACACACTTAGCTCATGCTATAGGTGTAGAAATCAAAGACAAATACCCTGAAAAGACTGTTCTTTACATTTCAGCTGAAAAATTCACTCAACAATATATTGAATCGGTAAAGAAAAATACACGAAATGATTTCATCCATTTTTACCAGTTAATCGATGTACTTATCATAGATGATGTGCAGTTCTTCTCTGGAAAATCTGGTACACAGGACGTGTTTTTCCACATATTCAACCACTTGCATCAAAACCACAAACAGGTTATCCTTACCTCAGATAAGGCACCAGTAGATATGCAGGATATTGAGCAGCGTTTATTATCACGTTTCAAATGGGGGCTATCAGCTGAATTACAGACGCCAGATTATGAAACACGTATTTCCATCCTTAAAAACAAACTCTATAGAGATGGTGTGGAAATGAGTGATGAAATTGTTGAATACGTTGCTAAAAACATCAAATCAAACGTTCGAGAGCTCGAGGGCGCTATTATATCCCTTATAGCCCATTCTTCCTTTAACAAGAAAGAAGTCACTCTTGAACTAGCAAAACAAATTGTAGAGAAGTTTGTCAAAAATACAAAGCGTGAAGTGTCTATCGACTACATCCAAAAAGTAGTGTCCGATTATTTCCAAATGGATGTATCCACACTACAGTCAAAGACGCGAAAGAGGCATATCGTGCAAGCACGCCAATTAGCCATGTTTTTCGCTAAGAAATTCACCAAAGCATCTCTGGCCAGCATTGGATCACAAATTGGGAAACGAGACCACGCTACCGTACTACACGCCTGCAAAACAGTCGACAATCTCGCAGAAACAGACAAACAGTTCAGAAAATATATTGAAGATTTAACCAAAAAGTTATCGCTCTAA
- a CDS encoding GNAT family N-acetyltransferase: MNSVIIREITSKDNREVARVIRKVLEDMGVPKVGTAYADKALDCMSETYSREGACYFVLEVDGHVLGGAGIAQLDNFDGNVCELQKMYFLDQVRGKGWGRKMMEVCLSKAKELGYDQCYLETMPYMEDAQKLYKKVGFQYIDAPLGDTGHYSCPVWMLKKL, encoded by the coding sequence ATGAATTCTGTAATTATTCGTGAAATTACCTCTAAAGATAATAGGGAGGTTGCTCGTGTTATTCGTAAAGTTTTGGAGGATATGGGGGTTCCTAAAGTAGGTACTGCCTATGCTGATAAGGCATTAGATTGTATGAGTGAAACCTACTCAAGAGAAGGAGCCTGTTATTTTGTTTTAGAGGTTGATGGACATGTTTTAGGAGGTGCTGGTATCGCTCAATTAGATAATTTTGATGGAAATGTATGTGAACTTCAAAAGATGTATTTTCTGGATCAAGTGCGAGGTAAAGGATGGGGGAGAAAGATGATGGAAGTATGTCTGTCTAAGGCTAAAGAACTGGGATATGATCAATGTTATTTGGAGACAATGCCTTATATGGAGGATGCGCAAAAGCTTTATAAAAAAGTAGGTTTTCAATATATTGATGCTCCCTTGGGTGATACAGGGCACTATTCTTGTCCCGTATGGATGTTGAAGAAATTGTAA
- a CDS encoding low molecular weight protein-tyrosine-phosphatase — MAKVKILMVCLGNICRSPLAEGILQSKLSPENFTVDSAGTASYHIGKLPDPRSIAVAKKNNIDITHQRCRQFTKNDFDVFDYIYAMDVSNYKNIIRLAESEDQKAKVRLILNEVDTLSNSEVPDPYYGGDDGFDTVFTMLDMACTTIADKLQQESH, encoded by the coding sequence ATGGCAAAAGTTAAAATACTGATGGTCTGCTTAGGTAACATATGTCGCTCTCCACTTGCTGAAGGCATCCTACAGTCCAAATTAAGTCCTGAAAATTTCACAGTTGATTCAGCAGGAACAGCAAGTTATCATATTGGAAAATTGCCCGACCCGAGATCCATAGCAGTTGCCAAAAAAAACAATATTGACATCACCCATCAACGTTGTAGACAATTTACTAAAAATGATTTTGATGTCTTTGACTATATATATGCTATGGATGTTAGTAATTACAAAAATATTATAAGGTTAGCAGAAAGCGAGGATCAAAAAGCTAAGGTTCGCCTCATTCTGAACGAGGTTGACACACTAAGTAATTCTGAGGTACCTGACCCTTACTATGGAGGTGATGATGGATTTGACACTGTTTTTACTATGCTGGATATGGCATGCACGACAATAGCCGATAAATTACAACAAGAAAGCCACTGA
- the ribD gene encoding bifunctional diaminohydroxyphosphoribosylaminopyrimidine deaminase/5-amino-6-(5-phosphoribosylamino)uracil reductase RibD, whose translation MTPQDSFYMQRCLELASHGLGSTFPNPLVGCVIVHNGLIIGEGWHRKAGEPHAEVLAIASVKNEALLPESTIYVSLEPCSHYGKTPPCANLIIAKKIKKVVIGTIDPFAKVAGNGIQLLKEAGCQVTLGVLEDKCNQLNKRFFTFHTKKRPYIILKWAQTQDGFIAPMAEKRENNPQPFWITNPYSRQLVHKWRTEEAAILIGTRTALEDNPKLNSRLWKGHHPVRIIIDRHLRIPKNYNVWDGSVKTLFITEKTNTPLTKNTYFHTIDFSKPLATQICDIAYEHHLQSLIIEGGTQTLNTFIEEALWDEARVFTGEKFEKKGVPAPKIQQVPDHQTSLLNDQIHHYYNT comes from the coding sequence ATGACACCACAAGACTCATTCTACATGCAACGCTGTCTGGAATTGGCCAGCCATGGATTAGGAAGCACTTTTCCCAATCCCTTGGTAGGCTGTGTAATTGTTCATAATGGTCTTATCATAGGTGAAGGCTGGCATCGCAAAGCTGGTGAACCCCATGCAGAAGTTCTTGCCATTGCTTCCGTTAAAAACGAAGCATTGCTCCCTGAAAGTACCATTTATGTAAGCTTGGAACCCTGCAGTCACTATGGAAAAACACCTCCTTGTGCAAACCTAATCATTGCAAAAAAAATAAAAAAAGTAGTTATTGGTACCATAGACCCATTTGCCAAAGTTGCAGGGAATGGCATACAACTATTAAAAGAAGCCGGTTGTCAGGTAACCCTAGGCGTCTTAGAAGACAAATGCAACCAATTAAACAAACGATTTTTTACATTTCACACCAAAAAGCGACCTTATATTATCCTAAAATGGGCACAAACCCAAGATGGTTTTATCGCTCCCATGGCTGAAAAAAGGGAGAACAACCCACAACCTTTCTGGATTACCAATCCGTATTCAAGGCAACTTGTGCATAAGTGGAGAACAGAAGAAGCTGCCATTCTTATAGGAACCCGTACTGCTTTGGAGGACAATCCAAAACTAAATTCCCGATTATGGAAGGGCCATCATCCCGTGAGGATCATTATTGATCGGCACCTACGAATTCCAAAGAACTATAACGTTTGGGATGGAAGTGTAAAGACCTTATTTATTACCGAAAAAACGAATACTCCTCTCACAAAAAACACCTATTTTCATACCATTGATTTTTCTAAACCACTGGCCACACAAATTTGTGACATTGCCTACGAACATCACCTACAAAGCCTTATTATAGAAGGAGGAACACAAACACTGAATACCTTTATAGAAGAAGCGCTATGGGATGAGGCACGTGTTTTTACTGGAGAAAAATTTGAAAAGAAAGGAGTTCCAGCACCTAAAATTCAACAAGTACCTGACCATCAGACATCACTACTAAACGACCAAATACACCATTACTATAATACATGA
- the mltG gene encoding endolytic transglycosylase MltG, with translation MYLRKIVLAIALIGLVVSGVVVYKIYNAIFAPNTAFANEQAFIYIPTGASFNVVEKELEPLLKDLNSFVAVAKRKGYVSNIKAGKYALKHGMSNNDIVNTLRSGNMPVRVSFNNQETLARLAGRISTQIEADSVALLEVFRDTAFLKENGFTTQTALGMYLPNSYEFFWNTSAAQFRDRMLVEYERFWTPERVQKAEALKMTPMQVISLASIVQKETAKVDERPRVAGVYLNRIRTNMLLQADPTVIYAIKEKTGNYDTVIKRVLFKDLEIDSPYNTYKYAGVPPGPIAMPDISSIEAVLTPEKHDYYYFVADVKNFGYHMFAKNLAQHNANRQHYIQWVNRQNIRR, from the coding sequence ATGTATTTACGAAAAATTGTTTTAGCCATCGCTTTGATTGGTTTAGTGGTTAGTGGAGTAGTGGTTTATAAGATTTACAACGCCATTTTTGCACCCAACACTGCATTTGCTAATGAACAGGCCTTTATTTATATACCCACTGGCGCTAGCTTTAATGTGGTTGAAAAAGAATTAGAACCACTTTTAAAAGACCTAAACAGTTTTGTAGCTGTAGCCAAACGAAAGGGGTATGTTTCTAATATAAAGGCTGGAAAATATGCACTAAAGCATGGAATGAGCAATAATGATATCGTGAATACATTGCGCAGTGGGAACATGCCAGTACGAGTATCCTTTAATAATCAAGAAACCTTAGCGCGTTTAGCTGGACGTATCAGTACCCAAATTGAGGCTGATAGTGTGGCACTACTTGAGGTGTTTAGAGATACCGCCTTTCTGAAAGAAAACGGATTTACTACACAAACGGCGCTTGGGATGTATTTACCAAATAGTTACGAGTTCTTTTGGAATACATCAGCTGCCCAGTTCAGAGATCGTATGTTGGTGGAATACGAGCGTTTCTGGACTCCAGAACGTGTACAGAAAGCAGAAGCTCTAAAAATGACACCTATGCAGGTTATTAGTTTGGCATCGATTGTTCAGAAAGAAACAGCCAAGGTAGATGAGCGACCTAGAGTAGCGGGTGTGTATCTTAATCGTATACGAACTAATATGCTTTTACAAGCAGATCCAACCGTTATTTATGCGATAAAGGAGAAAACCGGGAATTATGATACGGTGATTAAACGGGTATTATTTAAGGATTTAGAAATCGATTCCCCTTATAATACCTATAAATATGCGGGCGTTCCTCCAGGCCCCATTGCCATGCCGGATATTTCTTCTATTGAAGCCGTTTTGACTCCAGAAAAACATGATTATTATTATTTTGTGGCGGATGTAAAGAATTTTGGATACCATATGTTTGCTAAAAATTTGGCGCAACATAATGCCAATAGACAACACTATATCCAGTGGGTTAATAGGCAGAATATCAGACGTTAA
- a CDS encoding YigZ family protein, which produces MLQHTDTYKTIDLPTEEVLFKEKHSKFFGYVFPIRTEEEVKPILDAIKKQHHSARHWCYAWQLGVENQIQYRANDDGEPNNSAGMPIYGQIQSFEITNVLVIVVRYFGGIKLGVGGLISAYKNTAQMALEQADIVEKTLNVTFEIKCDYKDLNKVMRILKEHQLPILSQQMEMDCTLRTEIRKSDAEQFENHLNQLYEITFKKL; this is translated from the coding sequence ATTTTGCAGCATACAGATACATATAAAACCATCGACCTACCTACCGAAGAAGTCCTATTTAAAGAAAAACACAGTAAATTCTTTGGATATGTTTTTCCTATTCGAACCGAAGAAGAAGTAAAACCCATATTAGACGCCATTAAAAAGCAGCACCATTCAGCTAGACATTGGTGTTACGCCTGGCAACTCGGTGTAGAAAACCAAATACAATATAGAGCTAATGATGATGGTGAACCAAACAACAGTGCTGGAATGCCTATTTACGGTCAAATCCAATCATTTGAAATCACCAATGTTTTAGTTATAGTGGTTCGATACTTTGGCGGTATCAAATTAGGGGTAGGAGGACTCATTTCCGCCTACAAAAATACAGCCCAAATGGCCCTTGAACAAGCCGACATTGTTGAGAAAACTCTGAATGTGACTTTTGAAATAAAATGTGACTACAAAGACCTCAACAAAGTCATGCGGATTTTAAAAGAACACCAGCTACCCATCCTATCTCAACAAATGGAAATGGACTGCACCCTACGTACAGAAATTAGAAAATCTGATGCCGAACAATTCGAAAATCATTTAAACCAATTATACGAGATTACCTTTAAAAAACTATAG
- a CDS encoding DUF3307 domain-containing protein, which yields MIVLVITFLLAHLLGDFVLQPASWVAHKNTYKVASKFLYIHVLVHALLLVVLLKFDTQYWVGILTICLGHYGIDILKIYTQKQEASPKAFIVDQLAHLVLIIGVAYAYYPTSDIWFLFKSEKWLLSITSLILVSQVGAIVIRVLMSSWKLEEDSANESLKNAGMYIGIVERLMIFGFVVFDQWAAIGWLIAAKSIFRFSDLSRAKDRKLTEYMIIGTLLSVAIAISVGLLHNYIGSLL from the coding sequence ATGATAGTTTTAGTGATTACTTTTTTATTAGCACACCTATTAGGAGACTTTGTTTTGCAACCTGCTAGCTGGGTTGCTCATAAAAACACCTATAAAGTCGCTTCTAAATTCTTGTATATTCATGTGTTAGTACATGCCCTTTTATTAGTTGTACTGTTGAAATTTGACACCCAATATTGGGTTGGTATTTTAACAATTTGCTTAGGGCATTACGGGATAGATATACTTAAGATATATACTCAGAAGCAGGAGGCCTCTCCAAAAGCATTTATAGTCGATCAATTAGCGCATTTAGTGTTAATTATAGGTGTAGCCTATGCTTATTACCCAACTAGTGATATATGGTTTCTTTTTAAAAGTGAAAAATGGTTATTGAGTATTACTTCTCTTATTTTGGTGAGTCAAGTAGGAGCTATAGTGATCAGGGTATTAATGTCATCATGGAAGCTAGAAGAGGACTCGGCAAATGAGTCTTTGAAAAATGCAGGAATGTATATTGGTATTGTCGAGCGACTTATGATTTTTGGATTTGTGGTGTTTGATCAATGGGCAGCCATTGGATGGTTAATAGCTGCTAAGTCTATTTTTAGATTTAGTGATTTATCAAGAGCAAAGGACCGAAAGCTTACAGAGTATATGATTATAGGAACCTTATTGAGTGTAGCCATAGCGATTTCTGTAGGTTTGTTACATAATTATATAGGGTCGTTGTTATAA